The genomic DNA GAGTCCCCCGAGTTGTGGTGGATGTCGTTGCCGCGCACGGTGATGCCCCGCGCGGGGCCCACCACCAGCACCCCGTGCGAGTCCCCGTCCTCCCGGATGAAGTGGTGGATGCTGTTGTCGCGCAGGAGCACTCCCTGGGGGCCCTCCACGAGGACACCCGCGCCCGCGGTGCCGCTGCGCAGCTCGCTCCCGGAAAGGACGGAGCCGCTGGCGCCCTCCTCGAAGAGGACGGCGAACAGCGGAGCCCCGCCGACGTCGACGCGCAGATTCTCCAGCCGCCAGCGACCCTGGACCCGGATGACCGTCGTGCGGCTGTCGCCCGCCGGCACCAGCGTGGGCAGCGGAGAGCCCTCTCCTCGCAGGGTGATGGCGGCCACGCCCGGGCCCCGGTCATCGAGGAGGAACGACTCGGAGTACACACCCGAGCGCACCCGGATGAGGTCTCCCGGCTCCGCCAGCGCCACGGCCCGGCGGAGCGTGCGCAGTGGCGCCTCGCTCGTCCCCTCCGCGCTGTCCTTGCCCTGGGTGCTCACGTACCAGACGTGGCCCAGGGGCTCCGGCAGCAACGGTCCCTCCGGATTCACCTGGGGCTCGGCCTCCGAGAGCCGCGCCTCCTCCCAGGAGGGCTCCGGCGCACAGGCGGCGAGCAGGAGCAGACAGGTGAACATTCCGTATGGGAGTCCCCGCATCGCCCCGTGCCCTCTTTTCCACGGGCAGTGGCCCGCGGCGGCGCAAGCTCCGCACGGAGGACGAGGACGACAAGCCGCGCACGGGTGCCAACGTGCGGTGGTGCACAGCGGAGACGGAGCCGTCAGTGGGCCTGGGCCGGGGCACCCTCCTTCAAGGGCCCCTCGGACATTTCCACGGCCTTGGCGCGCTCCCGGGTGTGCTTCAACCCCTGCCCCACCCACTCATAGGCGCGCTGGAGAAAATCCGACAGGGTGGTGAGGGCGAAGATGGAGGCGACGAGCCGCGTCTCGCTCGGGCGCACCGCGTGCGCGGAGACGAGGGCCCCCGCCACCCAGGGCCCGAGGCAGAACGGGCAGGAGAGGAGATCGCCCACGGCCCGCCGCAGTGCCCCACCCCGGGAGGACTCGCTCACCTCGCCCGCGCGCTCCTTGCGCTGGAAGCGGACGAAGGGCGCGCGCACGAGCGTGGTGACGAAGTCCTTGGCCGTGATGCGGGTGATTTTATGGGTGGCCAGACCGAACAGGAGCACGTCCTCCAGGTCCATGCGGGGAAACGCGCGCCGCCCCCCACCCCCGCGCCAGGCGAAGTAGCCCGCGAGCGAGGCGCCGTACACCCCCATCAGAAGGAGATAGGAGCCGAGCGGCAGGTCCTCCCGGTTGTCGTACCCCGCGAAGAGCTTCGTCTCCGCCAGTGCCTTGGTCATGCGAAGAGGCTGTGCACCCCCCTCCCGCGAGCCCAGTGCGGCACCAGCCGCCAGGCGAGTCCCCGCCCGTTCGTCTGCTCCACCGACGGGAAAGAAGGCCCCGAGGTCCCCGCTTGACAGGCGAACGGCACCAGATGAAAACGCGAATCACTCGCAGAATCGACGCGAGCCCCCATGATGCGCTCCCCCAGTCCCCTGCCCCTCCCGAGGATCGAGTCGAGAAAGGCATGGCGATGCTGAGTCTCGCGGCGCTCGCCTTCGCCGTCTCGTCGGTGGCGAACCTCAGCCTTGGAGCGGAAGGCCGTTCGCGGTGGGTGGCGGCGCTCGCGGCGCTCGCGGCGGCGGGCTGTGGTGTGGCGGCCCATGGCGCCGTGCAGGGGCTCCTGGTGACGGGGGTGCTCGCCATGACGGCGGCGTCGGTGCTGGTCCTGGTGTTGGCGCCGCGGCCGGAGCGCGCGCGGCCGGTGGCGCTCGTGAGCGGGCTCGCGGGACTGCTCCCCGCGCTGCTGGCGGGAGTGCTCGGGTGGTGAGCCCCTCGGTGTTGGACAAGGCCGCGAACCACGGCGTCGCCCGCACGCTGGCCGCCGTGGTGGGCGCGCCGCTCGTGGCGTTCGCGGTGGGCGCGGCCGTGGTGGCCTTCTCTCCCGAGGCCGGCGGCCTGTCCTTCGCCCTGGGCTTCCACGTGATGGTGCCGTTGTGGGTGGCGCTCGCGTGCGTGTTGCCCCTGCTCAAGAATGGCAAGGTGGCCTGGGGCGTGTGCCTCGCGATCCTCCTGCCCATCACCGCCGCGCTGGCCCTGAGGAGCGCCGGGTGAAGTTCACCCCTCGGACCTTTCGCATCCAGTGGGATTTGCACGCCTGGGCCGGAGTCCTCGCGAGCCTGTTCCTGTTCGTCATCTTCTTCTGCGGCGTCTTCTCGCTGTTCCGGGAGGAGATCGAGCTCTGGCAGGACCCCGCCTTCCACACCGCGCCGCCCGGACAGGCCCCTCCCTCCTTCGATGCGTTGCTGATGCAGGCGATGGCCCAGGGCACCTTGCCCTCGCGCGGCGCGCACGTGGGCCTCCTCACGCACGAGGAGACCCGGCTCGTCACGGCCTACCTCTTCGAGCCCACCGAGGTAAGGGAAGTCTGGCTGGACCCCTCCACCGGCACGTCACTGACCGCGCGCAGCCGGCTCGCGAGCGAGCTGTACTGGATGCACTTCTTCTACCGCGTGCCCTGGGGCATGGAGCTGTCGGGCCTGCTCGCGGTCGCGATGCTCGCCACGCTCGTCAGCGGGCTGGTCATCCACCTCAAGGATCTCCGCCGGCAGTGGTGGTCGTTCCGCCCCGCGCTGAAGCTGCGCTTCTCCTCCTCGGATGCACACAAGGTGCTCGGGGTGTTCGGGCTGCCCTTCACCGCGATGATGGGCTGGACGGGAGCCATCCTCTGCCTCTCCGGCCTGTTGGCCCAGGGGCTCACGTCCACGGTGTACAAGGGCGACGCGAACCGCGTGGCCGCGCTGAGAGGCTATGCCCAGCCCGTGCGCGAGGAGACGAAGCGCGACGCCGTGATGCGGCCCCTGGACGAGCTCGTCGCGCGCGCGCGTGCCGCCGTCCCCGGAGCCACGGGAACCCCCCGCTACGTCGACGTCCAACTCCAGGGGGACGCGAACGCCTGGGTGGGCGTCTACTTCCAGATGGAACCGCTCGGCGCCGACCACTTCGCCATGATGGACGCGGTGAGCGGCGAGCCCTTCGCCACCAGCACCCACTACCGCACGCCCCTCTTCTCCTTCGAGCGCGTGCTCTTCGATCTGCACTACGCCCACTACGGCGGGCTGCTGCTCAAGCTGCTCTACGCCATCCTCGCGCTCGCCATGTGCGTTGTCATCATCACGGGCAACCTCATCTGGCTCGAACGCCGGGACGCGGCCCGCGCACGGTGGGGCAACCGGCTGCTGGAGCGGTTGACCGTGGGCGTCTCCGCGGGACTCGCGCTCGGCTGTGGCGTCTATTTCGCCAGCAACCGCGCGTTGCCGTGGACCCATCCCCACCGGGGGGATTGGGAGTTCGGACTGTTCCTCGGCGCCTGGGCGCTCGCGGCCGCCGTGGCGCTCGTGCCGCGGCTCTCGCCCCGGCGGGCGGGCGCGTGGCTCTGCGCGGGGGCGTCGCTACTCTTCGGCGGAGTCATCGCCTCGGACATCGTGTTCCAGGACGCGAACCTGTTCACGGCCCTCACGCGGGGGCTGCCGCCCGTCTTCATCTCGCAGGTGCTGCTGTGCGTGTTCGCCCTGGGCTGCGGCGGCGTGGCCTGGAGCCTGGGGCGGAGCCGTCCACCGGAAAAGGGCTGAAACCCCATCCCGGCGGACGGATGCGCTTCACTCAGAAGGAATAGCCCACGTTGAGCATGGCCTTGCGGCGGTCCCCGTAGAAGCAGGCCGTCGTGGAGCTGCATCCCGACACATACGTGGTGTCCAGCAGGTTCGAGGCGTTGATGGCCGCCCGCCAGCTGGCGCGCTCGTAGTGGATGCCGGCGTCCACGAGCGTGAAGCCCGGCACTTCCTTCTCGTTGGTGCGGTCGGCGAACGACGCGCCGACATGACGCACGCCCGCCCCGGCCCCGAAGCCCTTGAGCGCGCCTTCCGGCAAGGTGTAGTCGAGCCAGAGCGACGCCATGAGCGAGGGCACGCCCACGGGCACCTTGCCCTGCTCGAAGTCCGCGCCATCGGTGATGGCCAGCCGGTAGAACGAAGCGGAACCGATCAGATCCAGCCCTCGCGCAAGGCTCGCGTTCGCCTCGAGCTCGATGCCCCGGGAGCGCACTTCACCGATCTGCAGGGTGTTGAAGAGGCCATCCGTCGTCAGGAAGTTCCGCCGCCGCAGCTCGAACACGGACAGGCCCACGGACGTGCGGGTTCCGACGGGCTGGAACTTGAGGCCCGCCTCGTACTGCTCGCCGCGCTCGGGCTCGAAGAGCTCACCCGTCACCGTGGTGCCGGCGACCGGGTTGAAGGAGCGGGAATAGCTGACGTACGGAGAGACGCCGCTGTCGAAGGCGTAGAGCAGGCCCGCGCGTCCACTGAACGCCGACTGCCATCCCTCGTAGCTCGAGGCGGGAAGCAGCGTGTTGTCCAACTTCAGCGCCACCCAGTCGTGACGGCCGCTGAGGATCAGGTGCAGGCGCTCGACGAACTGGATCTGATCCTGGAGGTAGACGCCGAGCTGATTCTGCCGGGACGTGTTGAGCGTGTAGCGCGTGTCGGTGGGCGCGAAGTCACCCCGGACGGGGTCGAGCAGGCTGATGGACTCGGCGGCCTCGTACCCCTGCTCGTCCGCGAGCCGGAAGTGCTTGTAGTCGAACCCGAACAGCACGGTGTGGCGCACCGGGCCGGTGGAGAAACGCGCCTCGGCCTGGTTGTCGAGGGTGAAGAGGTTCGCCGTCGGGGTGGTCACGAAGTTGCCGCGAGCGAGCCGCGCGTCCGCGGGCGGGCCGTCATAGCCCACGCCGTAGAGCGTCTTGAAGTCGATGCCAAGCCGGCCGTAGCGCAGGTTCTGCCGCACCGTCCAGGCGTCGGAGAAGCGGTGCTCGAACTCATAGCCGAGCAGCGCCTGATTCCGCTTGAAGCGATCCAGGCTGGTGTCGCTCGTGTAGAAGTCCGTGGAGATGCGCCCATAGGGAGCGTCCACGACGGTGCCCTCGTAGGGGAGGAAGCCCTGTCCGCGCGTCCGATCGAGCAGATAGCTGCCGTGCACGGTGAGCGTCGTGCGCTCGGTGGGCGCCCACGTCACGCTCGGCGCGAGGAAGAGGCGGTCGTTGTCGATGTCGCGCACCTGGGTGCCACCGCCCCGGGCCAGCGCCGTCACGCGGTAGAACCAGTGCCCACCGCCCCCGATGGGCCCGCCCAGGTCCACGGCGCCGTAGGCGTTGGCGAACTCGTTGACGCCCACCTCCACGTGCCGCAGTGCCTCCGCGGGGGGCGTCTTGCTCACCAGGTTGAGCAAACCACCCGGGTTGGTGCCGCCGAAGAGCACGGAGGAAGGCCCGCGCACCGCCTCGATCCGCTCCATCCCGAAGGGCTCGATGCGCCAGGTGGCGAAGGAGCTCGACGGGAGCTGCAACCCGTCCAGGTAGTAGCCCGCCTCCTGCGAGGAGAAGCCGCGGACCAGGAACCAGTCGTTGCGCGAATCCGCACCGAACGTCTCGGAGCGCACGCCGGGCGTGTAGCGCGTGGCCTCGACGATGGACTGCACCTGCTGGGCATCCATCTGCTCACGCCCCACCACGGAGATCGATTGCGGCGTCTCGAGGAGCGCGGCATCCGTCTTGGTGCCGCTCGCGCTGCGCTTGGCCGCGTAGCCATCCACGGGGCCGGTGGCGCTCTCGCGCTCGGCCTCCACCTGCACGGTGTCCAGCGTAACGGTGGTGGGGCCCTGCTCCTGAGCAGCGGCCACGGTCGCGAGCGCGAGGAACGGCACCCCCGCGAGGTTTCGACGGTGAAGGGACATGACCTTCCTGTACGAGTTGAAAATGATTATCAGTCGCGGTTTCAAGTCGACTGGCCTCGCGGCGTAGCATGGCCTCTTCGAGGCAGGCAAGGGGGAGGAGGACACGGGCGGAGCGCACTCGGGTGTAAGGTGCGAGCGCTGCGTGGTGCTCCAAGGGCAGCACGCGGCAGCTGTCGTGGTGACTTCCTCCCGACAAGGACCCAACCGCATGCGCACCGTGAAGCTGGCAGTCTCCCTGACCCTCCCCCTCCTGACCCAGGCCTGTGGCGGACCCCCGCCCGAGTCCTCCTCCGCGCTGGCCACGCGCGCCGCCGCGCTGACGACCGCCACCTCGCGGGGGTGCACCTTCTCCCTGTCCCATGAACTCCGGATGATGCCCCGGCCCACCTACTACCCCCTCATCACGCGGCAAGCCTCGGCCTCGTGCCCCTGGCCGGGTGCGAGCCTGGAGCTCGGGGAGACCCACGATCCGCCCAAGCTGTCGATCGCGGCGAACGACCTGGGCGTCGCCGTCAGCTACACGGACAGGTACTCGCCGAGTGGCAGCGCGGGCGTCCACCTGAGGGTCCTCCACGTGGCGCCGGACACGTTGACGGTGGTGCGCGGGACCGAACTGATCTCGGTCGAGAACTACCGCGCCTCGACCATCTACAGCGGGGAGTTGTCCCTGCGCACGGACGCCACGGGAACGGCGCTCCGGGTCCAGGGTGAGAAGTCGGGCAGCTTCTCCTACCCGGGCGGCGCCGACGACGGACGGTATTACACCGCGACGTACCCCCACTTCTTCACCAGCACGGAGGCCGCCACCATCGTCTCCTCGGACACCGCCCCCGAGGAGCACTGGGCCGACACGGGCTCGCTGACCCGTGCGCGCGCGGGCCACACCGCCACCCTGCTCAACGCCACGGGCGACGTGCTGCTGGTGAGCGGCGACAGCGCGGAAATCCACAACCCCTACACCCACGTGACCCGGAGCGCGGGCACGCCCATCATCCAGCATGCGCAGCACACCGCGACGGCGCTCGCCTCGGGCCAGGTGCTCGTGGCGGGAGGCGCGTCGGGCACGATGAAGCGCTCCAGCTCGGAGCTGTATGACCCGGCCACGGACGCCTGGTCCTACGCGGCCGAGATGCACACGCCGCGCGCCCTGCACACGGCGACCCTGCTCGACTCGGGCCAGGTGCTGGTGGTGGGCGGCGAGTCCACCCAGACGGAGACGGACTCGGCCGAGCTGTATGACCCGGACACGAACACGTGGAACAACGTGGCGCCCCTCCCCTCGCCCCGGAGCCGGCACACGGCGACGCTGCTCTACTCGGGCAAGGTGCTGGTGACGGGCGGCCAGTCCCCTTCGTCCAGCGCGCTCCAGGACGCGCGGCTCTACGATCCCGCCACGAACGCGTGGACCCCCGCGGGCACCCTGTCGCTGGGACGCGCGGGCCACCTCGCCGTCCAGCTCTACTCGGGCAAGGTGTTCATCCTGGGCGGAGGCCTCGATCAGGTGGACGTCTACGATCCCTACAGCCTCACGCCCTGGACCCAGGGCCCGGAACTCGCCCAGGGAGGCTCGGCCACCAGCGCCACGCATCTCTACTCGGGCGAGGTCCTGGTCACGCACGCCACCGGCCAGGCGTCCCTGTATGACCCGTCGACGGACGCGTGGAGGTCGGCGGGGAACCTGTCGGCGCCGCGCCTGGGACACACGGCGACCCTGCTCCACACGGGACAGGTGCTCGTGACAGGCGGAGCGACCGCCGGCGTGCCGTCCACGACCGTGCAGACCTACACGCACTGAGCGGTTCACACGAAACCGATGGGGGCCGGGGCCCATCCCGCCCCCGTGGTGATTGGCCGCGCCGGCTGGGACATCTGCTAGGGTGGACTCCGGAGGTATCCCACTCTGGCACGACTCCTACAGTGGTTTTCGCTGGCCCTGGCCCTCGTGGGGAGCGCTGCGCCCGCGCGGCAACCCCCGTCTCCTGCCCGCGAGCAGCAACAGCGGCAAGTCATCGTCCCCAGCGGCTCGGGTGAGCCCGTGCCAGAGGTGAGGGTGGCGGCCGGTGTGTCCACCTACCTGCGCTTCAACGCGCCCATCGACAGGGCCTCGTTGGAGGTGGAGGGGCGGGCAGCGCGCTTCAAGCTGGTGGACTCGGGCGAGTACACCCTCACCCTTGAAGTGGCTGTCGAGCCGGGCCCCGGGGAGAAGCTGGGCGTGCGGGTGCGCTACAAAGACGGTGGCGCCCCGGCGTACGCCGCCCTCGTCCTCGTCTCCCACCCCACGCTGGTGGACAAGGAGGTGGAGGTGGTGCGCCGCCCGCGCACCGTCGAGGCACTGGAGGCCAGGCTGTCCCACGTGGAAGCCGAGCTCGTCTCACTGAAGGCCCAGCGCGCGCGGAGCGGGCTTCCCAGCATTGCCTTCGCCGGAATGTTCGACTCGATGGGTGTCCGCGCCACGCTCTTCTTCGGGAGGCCGGCTCCCGGCAACAAGGGCGGCCTCGAGCTGGGGATTGGCACCGGATACCGGGCCACTCGCTGGGCCATGGTGGTGGTCCAGGTGCGCAACCTCCCGGGACAGTCCGCCTGGGCGCCCGGCGCGGCGCGGCTCACCAGCGTGAAGGGGACGCCGGTGAAGGTGCTCTCGGTGCACATGGAGAAACCCCAGCTCCAGCCGGGGGAGTTCGCTCTCGTGGCCGTCATGGTGGAGCCCCCCGCCTCCAACGAGGTCCGCTTCCAGCTGGAGTTGATGGATACCGAGGGCGGGCGGCTCCTACCCATCACCGAGGTTCAACTCTAGGAAGGCCGGCCATGACGGACGCTCTACACCCCGACCACCTTCAACCCGGCCACGCGGTGGGGCCCTGGCTCATCGTCGAGGTGCTGGGCCGTGGCGGCTCCTCTCGAGTTTTCAAGGTGGAGCGCGACGGCCAGCCCTACTCCCTGAAAATGGCGCTGCTGCCCCTCACCCAATCCACGGAGGAGCTCACGGAGGAGCAGCACGTGGAGGAGACGAGTGCCTACCGGCGCCTGGCGCGCGAGGCAGCGGCGCTCTTCACCTACGCCTCCCACCCCAACCTGCTGCGAGTGTACGCAGTGGACGTCTGGCCCCACCCCACCAAGGGCTACCCACTCCTCGTCACCGACTTCATCGACGGGGACAACTGGCACGAGTGGCGTTGGCGCAAGCCCCCTCATGCCATCCTGCTGGTGGACACCTTCTCCGGCGTGGTGTGCACCGTGGGCATGCTGCACGCACGCGGCGTGTACCATCGGGACTTGAAGGCGGAGAACATCCTCATCCGCAGGAAGGACGGTCGACCGTTCGTCATCGATTTTGGCACCGTACGCCTGCCGGGAGCGCTCACGAAGACGCTGGGCCTGCCCGAGGGGGTCCTGCACCTGGTGCCCCCCGAGCTCCTGGCCTACACGCGCACCGAGGCGTGGAAGCGGGGCGAGCCCTTCCAAGGCGGCGTGGCCGCGGACCTGTACGCACTGGGGGTTCTGCTCTACCAGGGTCTCACGGATCGGCACCCCTTCGACCCGGAGCTGCCGGACAAGGAGCTGCTGGCCGCCATCGCCGCCGTCCCTCCCACCGCTCCTCACCTGATCAACCCCCTGGTGCCGCGCTCGCTCAGCGACATCGCCATGAAGCTGCTGGAGAAGCAGCCCGAGGACCGCTACCCCAACACCCAGGCCCTGCTCGAAGCACTGGAGCAGACCATCGAGAAGCAGAGGAAATCCCCCGCCTGGAAGGTGCCCCTCTCCGCACCGGAGGGCCCGGCGGAGGCGCCGCCCAAACAGACGGAACAGGAGCAGGTGGCTCCGCCCCAGCAAGCGGCACCCGCGGGTGAAGCAGCTCCGCCACCAGAGGATACAAGGCCGCCGGAGGACGCTCGTGAGGAGGCTCCCGCCAAGAAGCGCTGGACGTGGCGCGTGGGGCGCCTCGCCATGGTGGGCCTGATCCTCCTTGTCGGCCTGTTCCTTGCCTCATGGCTGGTGCGATCCACACTCGCGCGGACCCACATGTCGGAGCAGCCCATCGCATCCGGCCCCCCCGAGAAAGGAAGTGCGCCCGTGTCCCCCCTCACTACGCCCCAGGGCTCGACTCCCTCCAGCCGCTCACGCTTCGGAGCCCTCACCGTGTGGCTGTGCACCGCTACGGGGCTGGGCTGTCCCGCCGCCCAGGTGAGGCCGGAGCCAGAGGACTGCCCCGCCGAGGCCCAGCACGCCATGTTCGAGGTGCTGAAACTCAACCAGGGCATGCGTCTCCAGGCCATCGTCGACATCAACCAGCTTGGCGGCCCTTATGATGAGGGCATCTACCGCGACGGTCCCATCGTCGGCCGCGTGGTGCAGCGTGAGGGGACTGCGCCGCAACTGCCCGGCGGCACCCTACTGTACGGGAGGCTCTGGACGGGCATTAGGACTCAGGACCTGGATGGAGTGGAACTCGTGTTGGGGCGCTACACCGAGGCACTGCTGCCGGACGGCCGCAAGCTGCCGGTGTGCATGGCCCTGGGCGGGCCGGATGGGCGCGCGCGCAAGGAGCCCGGCTCCGAGCCCGGGGCCGTTCGACTGAGGCGAGAACTCCCGGTAGGCGCGGTCTCGCGCTGGCCGTGAGAACCGCGGGGGGCGAGTCGCATGCGACGGAGCAGCAGTCTACGAGAGCACTGGACGGAGTAGGCCCTTCGCGTCCAACGCCTCCTGGACCCTGCGACCGAGCGCCAGGTGCTCTGGGTTGGAGGCGCTCAGACGCTCCGGTGCGAGGACCATGACCGACCCCTTGTCCTCTACTTGCTCCGCTCGGACGGGCGGAGGCAGCGGAGGCACATCCCCGCGCGCACGCGCTACGTAGGTGAGCCAACCCGCGAAGCCCCGCGGGTCTCTCTCGGGCCGTAGGGCCCACCGTAACTCGTCGCTGGCCACGACGCCAAAGACAGGATCCCACGCGAGCACCATGGCCTTCAGGACGTTCACGAGTACGGGCGTTGTCATCACGCGTGCCCCCTCTGGCTCGATTTCGGGCCATGGGAGGGGGTCGGTTTTAGTGACGTAAGGGGGTCAAAAATTCCTGTCGCCTGACAACTGTGCGCGCAGTGGACACGGTCCGCAGGCTTCGGGGTCGAATTCCACTACCTGCCCAGGCTCAAACGGCTCCACCTGTCCAGCCGGGCAGGTAATCGTCCCCTAGCGAATGTTGATGTCGAAGTCTTTCTTCCCGAAGAATCCAGGCTTGGCGTTGTTTCCCTTCCAGGGCTTGCACACCACCTCCCCGCCGCTTTCCACCACCTGCTCCACGAGACTGCTGTGGAGGTAGGCCCGGTCTATTTGCAGCACGTCGGGCTCCACGCCCAGTCGAGCCATGTCTTTCTGCAGTTGGGGCGCCGCCTCCTCCTCGGGCCGGTTCGCGGGCGTCACCGCACAAGCCAGCACCAGTTCCGTGTCCAGATGCGTGCTCAGGTGCTGCTTGTATCCACTGAATCGCTTGCTCTTGCTCTTGCGTCCATGGCGCATCTCGGCGTCTTCAATCGACACACGTCTGTCCTCGGCCACACCCTGCCGGATTCGCACTTCTCCCTCGGCCGTTGATTCCAAGTCCTGCTGCTTTACCTGGACAAGCGCTTGGATGTAGTGACTCAGCGGTGTCAATTCAGTCTCGGGCCGCCTCTTCTGCACCCATGCGCGCAGGCCGTCGAGTTGCTCGCACAGACGGTTGAGCGCCTCGTTCTTTGCTCCGCGTCATTCCAGTCGATATCCAGCGCAGCCTTGGTGCTGCTGGCCTCCAGCAGCGGCGCACCTGCTTGCTGGCAGACTTCCTCGAAGCACATCCCCAACTCGGCCGCGATGCACTCCGCTATCTTCCGCCCGGCGTGGCCGAGCAGGTTGATAAAGGGCGACTATCCACCGCCACCCGCACGCTCTTGGGCAACTTCTTCCAGTCAAAGGCCCGCGTTTGTCTGGCCAACTCCACCGTACGCTCCAGCACACGTCGGTCCATGTCATGGCGGATGAGCCGCTCGCGAAATTGCTGGAGTCCACCTTGTGAAAAGGCAGGGGTGTCGCCTGGCTGCGCCAGCGTGGCGAGCACCATCCGCCAACAACTGTCTGTCGCCGAGAGACGTACCGCCTCCGCATCCGACACCTGGAGGTAGCCTTGCAGCAGCACGGCCATGCACAGCAGGGCGGGCGGCTGAGGCTCCGCCCCCTGTCCGCTGTCGCGATACATCGCCTCGAGCTCCTCCTGGAATTTCTCGTCGAAAATCTCGTGGCGATGCTCTCGCAGGAACACGAACAATTTGCGACTCTTGCCCACCAACCGCAGCAGTCGCGTCTCCCGCTCGCTGCACTTCACTTCGGGGGTCCAGCGCTCCATGGCGTTCCTCCTCCACCTCAGCGGAACGCAGAGCACAGCATCCACTCCCTTGTCGATCCGTCCACACAACTGGATCATCCACCCAACTGGACTCCATCGGGCTTTTCAGCCTGATCGGTGCTCTAGGCGTGCCGCCTCAAACCTTTCGCCTGGAAGCGGGCGGCACCATCAACCGGAACAGTCCCTGCTCTTTGAGCGCCCTCTGCGTTCGCCAAGCGAGCGCCACGTGCTCCGGATTGCTGGGGATAAGTCGCTCCGGCGTGAGTATCACGAGCGTTCCCTTGTCACCCACGGACTCAACACGCACCGGCGCAGGGAGGACAGGCACCTCGCCCCGGTCCCGCGAGAAGTACGTCATCCAGCCAACGAAGCATCCGAGCTGACTGCCGCCGGAAAGCTCGTCCCACAGCCCGTCAGCCGTCGCAACCGCCCATTCCGGCTCCCACGCCACAGCCACGGCGCGCATGGCACCAGAGACGACAGGCCCAGTGACTACGCGCTCTTGACCCAGGGCCTCCTTAGGGAGGACGAGCCACAGGAAGTTCGGCGCAAACTCCGCCTTCGACCCACAACCGAGCATGACCGATCCGCCCCGGCCCTGTTCCACATGCCCCGTCCAGGCGTCGAACTCAAAACCGTCATCCAGAATCTGGTACTTCTCGCGGCCGAAGAAACTGATGAAGGTGTCGCGGGTGGGCTCAAAGCCTAGTTGCAGCGCCTTTCGAGCGGAGTTGCTTTTCTCGTACCACCGCGCGAAGTCCGGATGGCACTCCCCAAGGAGGCGGAAGAACGTCTCCGCCCGCCGTGCGCACTCATCGGCCGACTCTGGACGGTGCCCCCAATACGCTTTGATCTCGTAGCGTTCGCTCATGCTCGGCGGCCTCACTTCACCGGTTGAGTGTAAACCACCGCTATGGACTGAAGGCCCCGCTCATCAAAATACTTCCGAAGCACGGCCACCATCCGAGGCTCGGCGACGTGCCAGCGGATTGGCAGCCCGCCTGCCATCTGGAACTGACGTCGCGCTTGCTTGAGCAGGTCCCCCAAGCCCTCGTAAAAGTCGAGCTTAGGCTTGAGGTTCTTGTCGAACCACTGCTCGTACCCGCGCGCCTTGCCCTCGAGAAGCACGCCCCCCTTCGGATCGAAGCCGTCGTACTCGACGCACGTCCCATTCCGGCACACCTTGTAGCACCAGCCTTTCGGGGCGCCCGTCACCTGGGCTTGGAAGGCCCGGGCCTGCTCCGACATACTCGAAGTGTCCTCCACCCACTGACCGGGCCCTCCAACCGGAGGCCACCCGCCACCGCCTCCCGCGCCATGGGCGCCCGTGTTGGCCATGTGCAGCACGTAGGTCGCGCTCAGCGCCGGCGCGGCTGCGGTGGCAACACTCCCCACGGGCACGGCCACCAAGCGCACCGCCAGAAGTCCCTCACCCGAAAGCGACAGCAGGGGCACTGTGAGGCTCCCCAGCTTGCCGCCCCAGGCCGCCACCTTCGCCGTGCCCGCACCGGCCGTGCCGACCGTCAGCACCGCGCCCGTGGCAAGCCGCGACACGGTGCGCACTTTCTCCGCATAGGGCTTGTGCCGAAACTCGT from Melittangium boletus DSM 14713 includes the following:
- a CDS encoding PepSY-associated TM helix domain-containing protein — translated: MKFTPRTFRIQWDLHAWAGVLASLFLFVIFFCGVFSLFREEIELWQDPAFHTAPPGQAPPSFDALLMQAMAQGTLPSRGAHVGLLTHEETRLVTAYLFEPTEVREVWLDPSTGTSLTARSRLASELYWMHFFYRVPWGMELSGLLAVAMLATLVSGLVIHLKDLRRQWWSFRPALKLRFSSSDAHKVLGVFGLPFTAMMGWTGAILCLSGLLAQGLTSTVYKGDANRVAALRGYAQPVREETKRDAVMRPLDELVARARAAVPGATGTPRYVDVQLQGDANAWVGVYFQMEPLGADHFAMMDAVSGEPFATSTHYRTPLFSFERVLFDLHYAHYGGLLLKLLYAILALAMCVVIITGNLIWLERRDAARARWGNRLLERLTVGVSAGLALGCGVYFASNRALPWTHPHRGDWEFGLFLGAWALAAAVALVPRLSPRRAGAWLCAGASLLFGGVIASDIVFQDANLFTALTRGLPPVFISQVLLCVFALGCGGVAWSLGRSRPPEKG
- a CDS encoding TonB-dependent siderophore receptor, with the translated sequence MSLHRRNLAGVPFLALATVAAAQEQGPTTVTLDTVQVEAERESATGPVDGYAAKRSASGTKTDAALLETPQSISVVGREQMDAQQVQSIVEATRYTPGVRSETFGADSRNDWFLVRGFSSQEAGYYLDGLQLPSSSFATWRIEPFGMERIEAVRGPSSVLFGGTNPGGLLNLVSKTPPAEALRHVEVGVNEFANAYGAVDLGGPIGGGGHWFYRVTALARGGGTQVRDIDNDRLFLAPSVTWAPTERTTLTVHGSYLLDRTRGQGFLPYEGTVVDAPYGRISTDFYTSDTSLDRFKRNQALLGYEFEHRFSDAWTVRQNLRYGRLGIDFKTLYGVGYDGPPADARLARGNFVTTPTANLFTLDNQAEARFSTGPVRHTVLFGFDYKHFRLADEQGYEAAESISLLDPVRGDFAPTDTRYTLNTSRQNQLGVYLQDQIQFVERLHLILSGRHDWVALKLDNTLLPASSYEGWQSAFSGRAGLLYAFDSGVSPYVSYSRSFNPVAGTTVTGELFEPERGEQYEAGLKFQPVGTRTSVGLSVFELRRRNFLTTDGLFNTLQIGEVRSRGIELEANASLARGLDLIGSASFYRLAITDGADFEQGKVPVGVPSLMASLWLDYTLPEGALKGFGAGAGVRHVGASFADRTNEKEVPGFTLVDAGIHYERASWRAAINASNLLDTTYVSGCSSTTACFYGDRRKAMLNVGYSF
- a CDS encoding DUF1360 domain-containing protein, translated to MTKALAETKLFAGYDNREDLPLGSYLLLMGVYGASLAGYFAWRGGGGRRAFPRMDLEDVLLFGLATHKITRITAKDFVTTLVRAPFVRFQRKERAGEVSESSRGGALRRAVGDLLSCPFCLGPWVAGALVSAHAVRPSETRLVASIFALTTLSDFLQRAYEWVGQGLKHTRERAKAVEMSEGPLKEGAPAQAH
- a CDS encoding Kelch repeat-containing protein, coding for MRTVKLAVSLTLPLLTQACGGPPPESSSALATRAAALTTATSRGCTFSLSHELRMMPRPTYYPLITRQASASCPWPGASLELGETHDPPKLSIAANDLGVAVSYTDRYSPSGSAGVHLRVLHVAPDTLTVVRGTELISVENYRASTIYSGELSLRTDATGTALRVQGEKSGSFSYPGGADDGRYYTATYPHFFTSTEAATIVSSDTAPEEHWADTGSLTRARAGHTATLLNATGDVLLVSGDSAEIHNPYTHVTRSAGTPIIQHAQHTATALASGQVLVAGGASGTMKRSSSELYDPATDAWSYAAEMHTPRALHTATLLDSGQVLVVGGESTQTETDSAELYDPDTNTWNNVAPLPSPRSRHTATLLYSGKVLVTGGQSPSSSALQDARLYDPATNAWTPAGTLSLGRAGHLAVQLYSGKVFILGGGLDQVDVYDPYSLTPWTQGPELAQGGSATSATHLYSGEVLVTHATGQASLYDPSTDAWRSAGNLSAPRLGHTATLLHTGQVLVTGGATAGVPSTTVQTYTH